The genome window CTCATGGTAGTTGTGCAGCGCGACGCCGAACTGCTTCAGATTGTTGCCGCACTGCGACCGCCGGGCCGCTTCTCGGGCCTGCTGGACCGCGGGGAGCAGAATGGCGACGAGAACGGCGATGATCGCAATGACGACCAGCAGTTCAATCAGCGTGAAACCCTTACGCGACGACCTGAGCATGATGAACACTCGGGACTTAAGGATGGAAAATGACAGAAAGAAATATCGAAGCGAGATCGAGACGCAGCGCCCACTGCATCATCGGCACATGTTGTGTGGGGCAAACCACCGCAACATCAAGATAGGGTGATGAATACATCACCTCCAAATATTCTTGAGGCAAGATGAAGAAAATGTCAACAATCGCCGTTTGGGGCAAGACGGTTCGTCCTGGCAGGAGTTGCTGAATCTTCTTGCTGCGGAAGAACTTGCGGATTGAGAGGCCGCCGTATCGTGGCGGCAGGCTTGCCGGACTGAGAAAATTGGCCCCAGAGGCCGTCGTGGCGGCCGGCGGAAAAATGGTCAGGCGAGGCGTCGGGGTTCGGAATCGGGCTCGATGTGCACGATCGCGTCCGCGATCCGGTGCGAGGATTCGCGGAGTGCCCGGCGGACCTTGCCTCCGATGACATGTCCCTCGTGGACGGTGAGGTGTCCGTCCACCTGGACGTGGATTTCGACGAAGAAGTTGGTCCCGCTCTTTCGGACGCGGCACTTCTCCACGCCGCGGACTCCGTCCACCTGGCTGGCCAGGGCGCGGATGTCATCGACGATCAGCGGCGAGGGGGAGACGTCGAGGAGGTCCCGCAGGGCTCTTCGCAGGAGGGCGATGCCGTTCCAGGCGATGACGAGGCAGGCGACGAGGGCGGCCCAGTCGTCGGCCGGTTCGTAGCCGGGGCCGCCGATGAGGCTGATGGAGATGCCGACGAACGCCGCGAGGCTGGTGAGGGCGTCGGCCCGGTGGTGCCAGGCGTCCCCTTCGAGGGCTGTGCTTTCGGTCCCTTCGCCGGCCGCCATGACCCAGCGGGCGAGGGCTTCCTTGATCGCCACGACCATCGCGAGGACCAGCAGTGTGGACCAGTGGGGGAGGTGGTGGGGGGTGAGGATCTCGTGGACGCTCTGGAAGGCGATGACTCCGGCGGCGGCGAGGATGCCGAAGGCCGCGACCGCTCCGGCGAGGGTTTCGGCCTTGCCGAAGCCGTAGGGGTGTCGTTGGGTGGGGGGGCGGGTGGCGATCCGGAGGCCGCCCCAGACGACGAGGGAGCTGACGATGTCGGCCGAGGACTCGATGCCGTCCGCGATGAGGGCGTAGGAGTTTCCGAAGACGCCGGAGATGATTTTGACGGTGGCCAGCGAGGCATTCACGGCCACGCCGACGAGGGGGACGTTGGCGAGATCGTGATCGGAGAGTGGCTGGGACATGACGTCTGTGCGGGAGGTCAGGGCCGGGTGTTCAACCTTAGCTGGCCGCGTGGTCCCGGGGAATGCTCGGACGCGTCCTTGCCGAACGGACGCCGATAGCTCAAACCCAACGTTCCACGGCAGCCGGGGTCAAGGGGGTCACCCCTTGCCGCCGGAGGCACTTCCATGAGGAACCTTTGTAAGCGACGGACGTCCGCTTTGTGGAACCGGCGTGAAGGACTGACCGCTCGCTCCGGAATCCCCGCGGGTTGGTGAGGGGGCATCCGGCACGTCGTCCGCGCTTGGACACGATCTCCTTCAGACATCTCTCGACGGCCAGGCCTCCGGCGGGCAAAGGGGCGTTGCCCCTCTGCACTCCCCAACAGGGTGCCCCTGGACCCGGTTCTGGGGCCAGCTTCCTGCACAGTGTTCGAGCGAGAGACAGACGGATAGCCTGCCGGGAAGTGCCCAATGCCTCCTCACCTGGCTGTCATGTCTGACGATCGCGAGTCCCGACTGGCCGTCGCCCTCGAAGAACTCCTGGGCGCCCCCGCCCACACACCCGTCGACTGGAACTCCGTCCGCCACCGCCATCCCGACCTCGTCGACGAACTCCGCGAACTCTGGGGAACAGCCCACCTCGCATCCCATCTCGCCGACGCCACCGACGTCTTCGTCCCCCCCTCGGGATCCGCCCGCCCGACATCAGCCGCCAACGAACCACCAACCCCCATGCCCGGGATCCTGGGGGACTACGAACTGCAACGAGAAATCGGCCGCGGCGGCATGGGCATCGTCTTCCAGGCCCGACAGCGAAGCCTCAACCGGCCCGTCGCCCTCAAGATGGTCCTCAACCCCGAGTTCGCCGGGGGAGAAGCCACAGCCCGGCTCCGGGCCGAAGCGGCCTCCGTCGCCCAGCTCGACCACCCGAACATCGTCTCGGTCTACGAGATCGGCGAGGACGACCGGCATCGGACCTACTTCTCGATGCAGTTCATCGAAGGAACCACCCTCGCCGCCAAGCTGCAGAGCGGCCCGCTCCCGTCCCGCGCCGCCGCACAGCTCCTCGTCCCCGTCTGCCGCGCCGTCGCCCATGCCCATCGCAAAGGGGTGGTCCACCGCGATCTCAAGCCCTCCAACATCCTGATCGACGGAAGCGGCAAGCCGTTCGTCACCGACTTCGGACTCGCCAAGCAGGTCCCGCTCGCCGCCGGCGCTCCTTCGTTGCCGCCCCACCCGCCGATCCGCCGGACATCGCTCACCGGCTCCGGGGCGATCCTCGGAACCCCCGGCTACATGGCCCCCGAACAGGCGTCGCAGCCGGGGATGACCCCAACCCCCGCCGCCGATGTCTACTCGCTGGGAGCGGTCCTCTACGCCATGGTGACCGCCCGCCCCCCGGTGCAGGCCGCGTCGCCCGTCGATGCCATCCTCCAGCTTCTCGAGCAGGAGCCCGCGCCGCCGAGGCTCCTGAACCCGGGGATCGACGCCGATCTCGAAATGATCATCCTCAAGTCGTTACAGAAGCCGACCGACCTGCGGTATGAGTCGGCGGACGAGCTGGGAGACGACCTCGAGGCCTACCTCAGGAACGACCCCATCCAGGCCCGCTCGTCCCGATTCACGGATGTTCTGAGCCGCATGTTCCGCCCCACCCACCACGCCGTCGTGCTGCAGAACTGGGGACGGTTGTGGATGTGGCACGCCCTCGTGCTTTGGATCCTCTGCCTGGCGACAAACGCCATGCAGCTCGAAGGCGTCGACAGCCGGCTGCCGTACCTGGCCCTGTGGATACTGGGCCTCGGGACATGGGCGGCGGCGTTCTGGGGACTGCGGCACCGGGCAGGGCCGGTGACGTTCGTGGAGCGGCAGATCGCCCACATCTGGGCGGCCAGCATGGCGAGCTCGATCCTGCTGTTCGTGATCGAAGCCCTGCTGGGGCTGCCGGTCCTCAAGCTCTCGCCGGTGCTGGGGGTCATCAGCGCGGCGGTGTTCATGGCGAAGGCGGGGATTCTGTCGGGGGAGTTCTACCTGCAGTCAGTCGCTCTGTTCGCCACGTCGCTCGTGATGGCCGCCGTCCCGCGGTGGGGCGTGGCGATCTTCGGAACCGTCAGCGCGCTCTGTTTCCTGATTCCAGGGTGGCGGCTGCAGTCCCGGGTCTCACCGGACGGTTCGGCGACAGAGAAGTCGTCGTAAAGCTCGTTCTTGCCGGCACGACTCGGTGGCTCAAACCGCCTTCCCACTGGCCCGTGGAACACGCAAGCGAACGACTTTGCGGCGTGGCGTCGAGAGCCCGACGCTCGCCCTGGAATCCCCGCGGGTTGGTGAGGGGGCATCCCGCACGGTGTCCGCGTTTGGACACGATCTCCTTCAGACATCTCTCGACGGCCAAGCCTCCGGCGGGCAAGAGGGCGTTGCCCCCTTGCATCCCCCACCAGGGTGCCCCTGGACCCGGTTTTTAGGCGACCGCCTGCTCAACCGGCTGCTGCAGCGGCGAGGGGTAGCCAAACCGGTCAAAAGCAAACTTCAACCGCTCGTAAATCTGACGCTGCTTCTCCCGGTCCTCACCGTACTTGTTCTTCTTGTACTCCTTCACACCCTTCATCTGCGGCTCCAGCGTCCGCCGCAACTGGTCAAAACCAGGAAGGCTCAACGAGTCATACATCCGCTCCAGCTCGCCCAGCGGATTCGCGTCCAGCGTCTCGTACCGCATCTCGTACAGGTTCTCAGGCGGAATCAACGCCTTGTCCCGCTCGTACGTCCGGAAGCAGTCCTCGTAAACATCCAGCGTCTCGTTCTCCAGGTTCACCTGGTCCCGATGACCCAGCCCGTTCTCGTCATTCATCGTCCGCCGCAGATGGCACGACGAGTTGTAGACCGCGTACGGGTTGCGATAGATGTAGACGTACTTCGCCTGCGGAAAGAGTTCGTGCAGCAGCGGAATCCGGAACGTGTGCCCGGGCGACTTCAGACACAGCGCCCGCGGATCGCGGACCGCCAGCTTCTTGAAGAACGTCCGCATCGCCTCTAGGAAATCGGACCGCTCCCGCGTCGTCATGTTGGCGGGGTTGAAGAACCGCCCGTAGGTCTCAAAACGGTCCGGCCGGAGCGCCATGACGTACGGCGACGCCATGGTCATCAGGCACAGGGCCATCTCGTCTTCCTGGGCACAGTCCCAGCCCGCCTCGATGTTGTCCATCGGCCGGGATTTGGGGAGGAGCCAGCCGGTCAGCGGCTTCACGACCCGCTCGGTCGTCAGGAAGTGGAACGGGTAGACGCAGGAGTAGGTGTTCGGAAACGAGTAGTGCTGGTCGTTGACGAGGAGGTTGTGGAGGAGGGTCGTTCCGCTCCGCCAGTGGCCGAGGACGATCAGCGGGGCGGGGTTGAGCTCGGTCCGGGCGATCCGGCCCCCGTAGAGCACGCTTTCGACCGCCGAGAGGGCGGTGTTGTAGGCAAAGGATCCTGGCAGTAAAGCGGTGCGGTACCAGCGGTTCCACGAAAGCGCAGGGCGCATCCGGAGCATTTTCATGGCTCCGGAGAAGGTCAGGCCGCACCAGAGCGTAAACGGACCCTGCGACGAATGTTTGACGTAAGTGCCAGATCCATTCTTGGCCGTCGACGATGACATGCGGGACACCTGCAGGGATGCGCCAGGCTGAACTAAGAACCTGGGTTGGTCATCGTCTTCATTCCTGGCGGACTGCACGCAAACAGGTGAAGGGTTCGATTCCGCAGGCTCGGAACGCTCCGCCCGTGCGCAGGGCACTTCCGTTCCGGTGAACGTTCCACAAAGATTAGCGCAAGCCTCCCCGGGTTTGGCAACAGACCTTTTCCCCATTCTGCCAAAAGTTTCCGGACTGCCATTGTATGAAGACTGTTCAGTGTGTCGGGGTTGCGGTTGTCATCCACGACAATTGCGTGCTTGTGGGAACCCGTGATGCTGGCGGTCCTCTTGCGGGGTACGCGGAGTTTCCGGGTGGGAAGTGTCATGCGGGGGAGGGGGTGGAGGCGTGTGCGGTGCGGGAGTGTCGGGAGGAGACGGGGTTGGCGGTGGGTGGGCTGGAGCGGATTGATGAGACGGAGTTTGAGTACCCTCATGGGACGGTGCGGGTGACGTTTTTGCGATGTCGTCCGGAGCCGGAGTCGGTCGGGCAGTTGCCGGCGGGAAGTTTCCGGTGGGTGCCGATTGCGGAGGCGGTGACGCGGAAGTTTCCGGAGGCGAATGCGAAGGTCGTCGCCTGGTTACAGACGCAGTAACCCCTGAACTGAACCGGGTCCAGGGGGACCCTGGTCAGGGGGTACAGGGGGCAGAATGCCCCTTGCCCGCCGGAGGCTGTCTCGTCGGATGTCGTCTGAAGGAGCGCGTGTCCAAGCGGACGCCGTGCCGTATGCCCCCTCACCAAACCGCGGGGCTTCCAGAGCGAGGGGTCAATCCTCAACGCCGGTTCCACAAAGGGGACGTCCGTTGCTTACCACGGTTCCTCACCAGACGGCCTCCGGCGGCAAGGGGTTGCCCCCTTGACCCCGGCTGCCGTCGCACGATGGGTTTGAGCTAACGACATCGTGCCGGCATGGACGCGGTTCTATGCCAGCCAGGGCGTCATCACCTTGCCCGCCACATCCGTCAGCCGGAAATCCCGCCCCTGATGCCGGTATGTCAGCTTGAGGTGATCCAGACCAAACAGGTTCAGCAGCGTCGCGTGGAAGTCATTGATGTGCACCGGATCGCGGACCACGCCCCACCCGATGTCGTCCGACTCCCCGTACACCTGTCCTCCCTTGATCCCGCCCCCCGCCATCCACATCGTGAACGCGAACGGATGATGGTCGCGGCCCGTGTTCGCCGCCCGGCCGTTCCGATTCTCCCCCAGCGGCGTCCGGCCGAACTCCGCCCCCCAGACCACCAGCGTGCTCTCCAACAGCCCCCGCTGCTTCAGGTCCTTGAGCAGCGCCGCGATCGGCTGGTCGACGACCCACGAGTTGTACCGCAGGTCCGCCTCCAGGCTGCTGTGCTGGTCCCACGCCTCATAGATGATGTTCACGAACCGCACCCCGCGCTCCACCATCCGCCGCGCCAGCAGACAGTTCCGTGAGAACGAAAGGTGAGCGTTGGCGACATTCCCCCGCCCCGTCGCCTGCGGATGCTGCGCCCGGTCGATCCCATACGCCTCCCGCGTTGAGGCACTCTCGCCCCCCAGATCGATCAGCTCGGGGGCCGCGGACTGCATCCGGAAGGCCAGTTCATAACTGGCGATCCGGCTCGCGATCTCGGGATCGTGGACCGCGCTGAGCCGGCTCTCGTTGAGCGACTTGAGCGTGTCGAGCCCCCGCCGCTGCAGCTCCGGCGGCAGCCCCTCCGGGTTCGTCAGGTTCAGGACGGCTTCGCCCTCGTTGCGGAACAGCACCCCGGCATGGTGTGAAGGCAGAAACCCGCTCGACCACAGTGACGCCCCGCCGCTCGACCCGCGTCCGCTCGTCAGGACGACATACCCGGGAAGGTTCTGCGACTCCGTTCCCAGTCCATAGGTCAGCCAGCTTCCGATCGTCGGAAGGCCGAAGGTCGCGCGGCCGCAGCTCAGGAGGAGCTGTCCCGGGTGATGGTTGAACTGCTCGGAATGGAGCGAACGGACCATCAGGATGTCATCGGCGCACGTCGCGATCTGCGGGACAAAGTCCGAGAAATCCATCCCGCATTCGCCGTGCTTGGACCACGTTCGCGGCGAGCCGAGCAGGACCGCGCTCTCCTTCTTGATGAAGGCGAACCGGACCTTCTCGAGCATGTCGGCCGGGAGCGGCTTGCCGTCGAGCTCGTTGAGCTTGGGCTTCGGATCGAAGAGGTCGAGCTGCGATGGCGCCCCCGCCTGAAAGAAGAAGATGCAGTTCTTCGCCTTCGGAGCGAGCTGCGTCAGCGCCGCAGGAACCCCGGCCGGTCCCCCCGCAACGGCGCGGCCGTCCTGCCTCAGCAGGCTCGCGAGCGCCGCCGCACCGAGTCCGCTGGCGCTGCTCGTCAGAAAGTCCCGCCGCGTCCGCGTGTGGTGATGTTGAAGTGATGTCATGATCTGTCGTTCCCACGCGAGGCCCGAAAACCGGACCACTCTCAATGGTCTTTGTCGGTCCCTAGTCTCTCGTCCCTAGACCCTAGTCCCCCTCACTCCCGCGTGATGAACTCATCGAGGTTCAGGAGAATCCGGGCCGTCGCGATCCAGGCGGCGTTCGTCTCCGGGGCGACGCCCGGGATGGCGTCGGTGCCGATCAGGGGTTTGGCCTGATCGGGATGGGCGCGATACCACTCAACGGCGTCCGCGAGGAGCCGGTTGAGCTCGGTCTGCTCCGCCGCCGTCGGCGTCCTGGCGACGCACAGCCGGAAGCCCCGCGCCAGGCGGGCCGCGTCGTCGGTCGCGGCGGTTTCGGTGTAGAGGAGCCGTTTCGCGAGACCCCGGGCCGCTTCGGCGAAGGTCTCGTTGTTGAGGGTCACGAGCGCCTGGAGCGGTGTGTTGGAAGCCTGCCGCTCAATACAGGTCAGGTTCGCGTCCGGGCAGTCGAAGGTGGTCAGGTTGGGATGTGGAGAAGTCCGCTTGAAGAAGGTGTACATCCCGCGGCGTAACCGGTCCTCCCCCGGCGAGACCGTCCACTTGAAGTTGCCGGCGTAGCTCAACTCGGCGATGCCGGGGGGCAGCGGCGGGAAGACGCTCGGCCCGCCGACCTTGCCCGAGAGCAGGCCGGCGACGTCGAGGCTGATGTCCCGGACGATCTCCCCTTCCACCCGCAGCCGGTTCTGTCGGGCCAGCCAGACGTTCTGCGGATCGCG of Planctomyces sp. SH-PL14 contains these proteins:
- a CDS encoding (deoxy)nucleoside triphosphate pyrophosphohydrolase, with the protein product MKTVQCVGVAVVIHDNCVLVGTRDAGGPLAGYAEFPGGKCHAGEGVEACAVRECREETGLAVGGLERIDETEFEYPHGTVRVTFLRCRPEPESVGQLPAGSFRWVPIAEAVTRKFPEANAKVVAWLQTQ
- a CDS encoding cation diffusion facilitator family transporter — its product is MSQPLSDHDLANVPLVGVAVNASLATVKIISGVFGNSYALIADGIESSADIVSSLVVWGGLRIATRPPTQRHPYGFGKAETLAGAVAAFGILAAAGVIAFQSVHEILTPHHLPHWSTLLVLAMVVAIKEALARWVMAAGEGTESTALEGDAWHHRADALTSLAAFVGISISLIGGPGYEPADDWAALVACLVIAWNGIALLRRALRDLLDVSPSPLIVDDIRALASQVDGVRGVEKCRVRKSGTNFFVEIHVQVDGHLTVHEGHVIGGKVRRALRESSHRIADAIVHIEPDSEPRRLA
- a CDS encoding serine/threonine-protein kinase, translated to MSDDRESRLAVALEELLGAPAHTPVDWNSVRHRHPDLVDELRELWGTAHLASHLADATDVFVPPSGSARPTSAANEPPTPMPGILGDYELQREIGRGGMGIVFQARQRSLNRPVALKMVLNPEFAGGEATARLRAEAASVAQLDHPNIVSVYEIGEDDRHRTYFSMQFIEGTTLAAKLQSGPLPSRAAAQLLVPVCRAVAHAHRKGVVHRDLKPSNILIDGSGKPFVTDFGLAKQVPLAAGAPSLPPHPPIRRTSLTGSGAILGTPGYMAPEQASQPGMTPTPAADVYSLGAVLYAMVTARPPVQAASPVDAILQLLEQEPAPPRLLNPGIDADLEMIILKSLQKPTDLRYESADELGDDLEAYLRNDPIQARSSRFTDVLSRMFRPTHHAVVLQNWGRLWMWHALVLWILCLATNAMQLEGVDSRLPYLALWILGLGTWAAAFWGLRHRAGPVTFVERQIAHIWAASMASSILLFVIEALLGLPVLKLSPVLGVISAAVFMAKAGILSGEFYLQSVALFATSLVMAAVPRWGVAIFGTVSALCFLIPGWRLQSRVSPDGSATEKSS
- a CDS encoding sulfotransferase family protein encodes the protein MRPALSWNRWYRTALLPGSFAYNTALSAVESVLYGGRIARTELNPAPLIVLGHWRSGTTLLHNLLVNDQHYSFPNTYSCVYPFHFLTTERVVKPLTGWLLPKSRPMDNIEAGWDCAQEDEMALCLMTMASPYVMALRPDRFETYGRFFNPANMTTRERSDFLEAMRTFFKKLAVRDPRALCLKSPGHTFRIPLLHELFPQAKYVYIYRNPYAVYNSSCHLRRTMNDENGLGHRDQVNLENETLDVYEDCFRTYERDKALIPPENLYEMRYETLDANPLGELERMYDSLSLPGFDQLRRTLEPQMKGVKEYKKNKYGEDREKQRQIYERLKFAFDRFGYPSPLQQPVEQAVA
- a CDS encoding DUF1501 domain-containing protein — encoded protein: MTSLQHHHTRTRRDFLTSSASGLGAAALASLLRQDGRAVAGGPAGVPAALTQLAPKAKNCIFFFQAGAPSQLDLFDPKPKLNELDGKPLPADMLEKVRFAFIKKESAVLLGSPRTWSKHGECGMDFSDFVPQIATCADDILMVRSLHSEQFNHHPGQLLLSCGRATFGLPTIGSWLTYGLGTESQNLPGYVVLTSGRGSSGGASLWSSGFLPSHHAGVLFRNEGEAVLNLTNPEGLPPELQRRGLDTLKSLNESRLSAVHDPEIASRIASYELAFRMQSAAPELIDLGGESASTREAYGIDRAQHPQATGRGNVANAHLSFSRNCLLARRMVERGVRFVNIIYEAWDQHSSLEADLRYNSWVVDQPIAALLKDLKQRGLLESTLVVWGAEFGRTPLGENRNGRAANTGRDHHPFAFTMWMAGGGIKGGQVYGESDDIGWGVVRDPVHINDFHATLLNLFGLDHLKLTYRHQGRDFRLTDVAGKVMTPWLA